From the Lampris incognitus isolate fLamInc1 chromosome 10, fLamInc1.hap2, whole genome shotgun sequence genome, one window contains:
- the LOC130119686 gene encoding lipopolysaccharide-induced tumor necrosis factor-alpha factor homolog isoform X1, which yields MEKGYQPQESAPPYPGPPVSYGGAAVGPQPGFSPQPGFPASPGAPPHVGYQGVLIITRCWPSLPRWCSLNSGAAERLYPCVYPPPAPAAPGHTTTVTQMVVSPLLRDVPGQTICPHCQQTVVTKIEHKAGLITWAICCGLAVFGCLLCCCFPFCMDSCQDVEHSCPICQKVIYIHKRL from the exons ATGGAAAAAGGATACCAACCCCAAGAATCAGCGCCACCCTACCCAGGGCCACCAGTGAGCTATGGAGGTGCAGCCGTGGGGCCCCAGCCGGGGTTTTCCCCCCAGCCTGGCTTCCCTGCTTCCCCCGGAGCACCTCCACACGTTGGATACCAGGGAG TCTTGATCATTACTAGGTGTTGGCCTTCCCTGCCACggtggtgcagcctaaactcaggtgctgctgagcGACTCT ATCCATGTGTTTACCCTCCTCCAGCTCCAGCCGCGCCTGGCCACACCACGACAG TGACCCAAATGGTGGTTAGCCCTCTTCTGCGGGACGTCCCAGGTCAGACCATTTGCCCCCATTGCCAGCAGACGGTGGTGACCAAGATAGAGCACAAAGCGGGCCTGATAACATGGGCCATCTGTTGCGGCCTTGCAGTATTTGG GTGCCTTCTCTGCTGCTGCTTCCCGTTCTGCATGGACTCCTGTCAAGATGTCGAGCATAGCTGTCCGATCTGCCAAAAAGTCATCTATATACATAAACGGTTGTGA
- the LOC130119686 gene encoding cell death-inducing p53-target protein 1-like isoform X3, which translates to MEKGYQPQESAPPYPGPPVSYGGAAVGPQPGFSPQPGFPASPGAPPHVGYQGDPCVYPPPAPAAPGHTTTVTQMVVSPLLRDVPGQTICPHCQQTVVTKIEHKAGLITWAICCGLAVFGCLLCCCFPFCMDSCQDVEHSCPICQKVIYIHKRL; encoded by the exons ATGGAAAAAGGATACCAACCCCAAGAATCAGCGCCACCCTACCCAGGGCCACCAGTGAGCTATGGAGGTGCAGCCGTGGGGCCCCAGCCGGGGTTTTCCCCCCAGCCTGGCTTCCCTGCTTCCCCCGGAGCACCTCCACACGTTGGATACCAGGGAG ATCCATGTGTTTACCCTCCTCCAGCTCCAGCCGCGCCTGGCCACACCACGACAG TGACCCAAATGGTGGTTAGCCCTCTTCTGCGGGACGTCCCAGGTCAGACCATTTGCCCCCATTGCCAGCAGACGGTGGTGACCAAGATAGAGCACAAAGCGGGCCTGATAACATGGGCCATCTGTTGCGGCCTTGCAGTATTTGG GTGCCTTCTCTGCTGCTGCTTCCCGTTCTGCATGGACTCCTGTCAAGATGTCGAGCATAGCTGTCCGATCTGCCAAAAAGTCATCTATATACATAAACGGTTGTGA
- the LOC130119686 gene encoding cell death-inducing p53-target protein 1 homolog isoform X4 has protein sequence MEKGYQPQESAPPYPGPPVSYGGAAVGPQPGFSPQPGFPASPGAPPHVGYQGAPAAPGHTTTVTQMVVSPLLRDVPGQTICPHCQQTVVTKIEHKAGLITWAICCGLAVFGCLLCCCFPFCMDSCQDVEHSCPICQKVIYIHKRL, from the exons ATGGAAAAAGGATACCAACCCCAAGAATCAGCGCCACCCTACCCAGGGCCACCAGTGAGCTATGGAGGTGCAGCCGTGGGGCCCCAGCCGGGGTTTTCCCCCCAGCCTGGCTTCCCTGCTTCCCCCGGAGCACCTCCACACGTTGGATACCAGGGAG CTCCAGCCGCGCCTGGCCACACCACGACAG TGACCCAAATGGTGGTTAGCCCTCTTCTGCGGGACGTCCCAGGTCAGACCATTTGCCCCCATTGCCAGCAGACGGTGGTGACCAAGATAGAGCACAAAGCGGGCCTGATAACATGGGCCATCTGTTGCGGCCTTGCAGTATTTGG GTGCCTTCTCTGCTGCTGCTTCCCGTTCTGCATGGACTCCTGTCAAGATGTCGAGCATAGCTGTCCGATCTGCCAAAAAGTCATCTATATACATAAACGGTTGTGA
- the LOC130119686 gene encoding cell death-inducing p53-target protein 1-like isoform X2 — protein MEKGYQPQESAPPYPGPPVSYGGAAVGPQPGFSPQPGFPASPGAPPHVGYQGVLIITRCWPSLPRWCSLNSGAAERLSPAAPGHTTTVTQMVVSPLLRDVPGQTICPHCQQTVVTKIEHKAGLITWAICCGLAVFGCLLCCCFPFCMDSCQDVEHSCPICQKVIYIHKRL, from the exons ATGGAAAAAGGATACCAACCCCAAGAATCAGCGCCACCCTACCCAGGGCCACCAGTGAGCTATGGAGGTGCAGCCGTGGGGCCCCAGCCGGGGTTTTCCCCCCAGCCTGGCTTCCCTGCTTCCCCCGGAGCACCTCCACACGTTGGATACCAGGGAG TCTTGATCATTACTAGGTGTTGGCCTTCCCTGCCACggtggtgcagcctaaactcaggtgctgctgagcGACTCT CTCCAGCCGCGCCTGGCCACACCACGACAG TGACCCAAATGGTGGTTAGCCCTCTTCTGCGGGACGTCCCAGGTCAGACCATTTGCCCCCATTGCCAGCAGACGGTGGTGACCAAGATAGAGCACAAAGCGGGCCTGATAACATGGGCCATCTGTTGCGGCCTTGCAGTATTTGG GTGCCTTCTCTGCTGCTGCTTCCCGTTCTGCATGGACTCCTGTCAAGATGTCGAGCATAGCTGTCCGATCTGCCAAAAAGTCATCTATATACATAAACGGTTGTGA